One genomic region from Phragmites australis chromosome 1, lpPhrAust1.1, whole genome shotgun sequence encodes:
- the LOC133927540 gene encoding probable histidine kinase 3 has protein sequence MTGAARGRSGRAGMEEKDAAAGLGFLGLDRMRLLLPLPLPEKLAAKTLRSHLCNHYLGSRKVREQRRWLLLLWLVIWSLLSFWILVFMNSQAVEKRREALGSMCDERARMLQDQFNVSMNHLQALAILISTFHHSKNPSAIDQLTFATYAERTAFERPLTSGVAYAVRVAHPEREQFERQQGWSIKKMYSSKKQSPGPGDAEVCEPALEYAPVIFAQDAYKHVISFDMLSGNEDRENVLRARESGKGVLTAPFKLLNNRLGVISTYTVYKSELPPNARPQERIQAAIGYLGGIFDIEALVDKLLHQLAGKQSIMVNVYDTTNESPISMYGSDNTGSGMCHISTLNFGDPSRRHEMHCRFMQRPPWPWLAKTSSFGTLVIALLIGYIFHATVKRIAKVEDDYQEMIELKKRAEAADIAKSQFLATVSHEIRTPMNGVLGMLQMLMDTDLDTTQQDYVRTAQASGKALVSLINEVLDQAKIESGKLELEVVLFDLRTVCDDILSLFCGKAQEKGLELAVYVSDQVPRTLIGDPGRIRQIITNLVGNSIKFTERGHIYLTVHVVEEVLSCLEVETGTQYTNTLSGYPVANRRHSWENFRLFNRELHSSEMSFATVASDSISLIISVEDTGVGIPFEAQSRVFTPFMQVGPSIARIHGGTGIGLSISKCLVGLMKGEIGFASKPHVGSTFTFTVVLTRGPSSGDESKSSDFKEINALVVDHRPVRANVTKYHLQRLGVQTELTTDLDQYTSKVNCGSRIVKLVLIDKETWLKESHSMPPLVSKLRNKDQPDSPKLFLLENPKSSVKSSSHMSREYNLNVILKPLRASMIQVSLRRALGGIDKVHCKNGVVGNSTLGNLLHKKQIIVVDDNIVNLKVAAGALKKYGAEVTCADSGKKAITLLKPPHSFDACFMDIQMPEMDGFEATKRIRVMERDLNERIERGEVPPECANVRRWRTPILAMTADVIQATHEQCLNREMDGYVSKPFEGEQLYREVARFFQNHDQVQ, from the exons ATGACCGGTGCAGCTCGTGGGAGGAGTGGTCGGGCGGGGATGGAGGAGAAGGACGCGGCGGCGGGGCTGGGCTTCCTGGGGCTGGACAGGAtgcggctgctgctgccgctgccgctgccggagAAGCTAGCGGCCAAGACGCTCCGGAGCCACCTGTGCAACCACTACCTGGGATCGCGCAAGGTGCGGGAGCAAAGGCGAtggttgctgctgctgtggtTGGTCATCTGGTCGCTCCTCTCCTTCTGGATCCTCGTCTTCATGAACTCGCAGGCCGTCGAGAAGCGCCGGGAGGCGCTCGGCAGCATGTGCGACGAGCGCGCGCGCATGCTCCAGGACCAGTTCAACGTCAGCATGAACCACCTCCAGGCGCTCGCCATCCTCATCTCCACCTTCCACCACTCAAAGAATCCATCCGCCATCGACCAG TTGACGTTCGCGACGTACGCGGAGAGGACGGCGTTCGAGCGGCCGCTGACGAGCGGGGTGGCGTACGCGGTGCGGGTGGCACACCCCGAGAGGGAGCAGTTCGAGCGGCAGCAAGGGTGGAGCATCAAGAAGATGTACTCCTCCAAGAAGCAATCGCCGGGGCCGGGGGACGCCGAAGTCTGCGAGCCGGCCCTGGAGTACGCCCCCGTCATCTTCGCGCAGGACGCCTACAAGCACGTCATCTCCTTCGACATGCTCTCCGGGAAC GAGGACCGCGAAAACGTACTGCGAGCTAGAGAATCTGGGAAGGGTGTTCTAACCGCTCCTTTCAAGCTGCTCAATAATCGTCTTGGAGTAATATCGACCTACACAGTTTACAAGTCCGAGCTTCCTCCGAATGCGAGGCCGCAGGAGCGCATCCAGGCTGCTATAGG CTATCTTGGCGGCATATTTGACATAGAAGCACTTGTGGATAAGTTGCTTCACCAGCTGGCGGGCAAGCAATCCATCATGGTAAACGTGTATGATACTACTAATGAGAGCCCGATCAGTATGTATGGTTCGGACAATACAGGCAGTGGCATGTGTCATATCAGCACACTGAACTTCGGCGACCCGTCTAGGAGGCATGAGATGCACTGCAG GTTCATGCAAAGGCCTCCATGGCCATGGCTAGCAAAAACGTCATCATTTGGAACTCTTGTGATTGCTTTACTGATTGGGTACATATTTCATGCTACTGTCAAACGGATTGCCAAAGTTGAAGATGACTATCAAGAAATGATTGAGCTCAAGAAGCGCGCGGAGGCTGCAGATATTGCCAAGTCACAG TTCTTGGCTACCGTTTCTCATGAGATCAGAACTCCAATGAATGGTGTTTTAG GGATGCTCCAAATGCTCATGGATACTGATTTGGACACAACACAGCAAGACTATGTTAGAACTGCGCAAGCTAGTGGAAAAGCTTTGGTATCTCTCATTAACGAGGTTCTTGACCAGGCTAAGATCGAGTCTGGTAAACTCGAGCTTGAGGTGGTACTCTTTGATCTTAGAACAGTTTGTGACGACATTCTGTCACTCTTCTGTGGGAAAGCTCAGGAGAAAGGACTGGAG TTGGCAGTGTATGTCTCTGACCAAGTTCCACGGACACTTATTGGTGACCCAGGCAGAATAAGGCAAATCATTACAAATCTCGTCGGGAACTCCATAAAA TTCACAGAGAGGGGTCATATCTACTTGACAGTTCATGTCGTTGAAGAGGTCCTGAGTTGTTTAGAGGTTGAGACGGGAACTCAATACACAAATACCCTAAGTGGCTACCCAGTGGCGAACAGGAGGCACAGTTGGGAAAACTTTCGTCTTTTTAATAGGGAACTACACTCATCTGAGATGTCTTTTGCAACCGTTGCATCTGACTCAATAAGCTTGATAATATCAGTTGAAGATACAGGTGTTGGTATCCCGTTTGAAGCTCAATCCCGTGTCTTCACACCTTTCATGCAAGTAGGTCCATCCATTGCTCGCATTCATGGGGGCACTGGCATTGGATTAAGCATCAGCAAATGCTTGGTTGGTCTCATGAAGGGAGAGATCGGGTTTGCAAGTAAACCCCATGTTGGTTCTACTTTCACCTTCACTGTAGTGCTTACGAGGGGCCCCTCCAGCGGCGATGAGAGCAAATCGTCAGATTTTAAAGAGATCAATGCATTGGTGGTTGATCATAGACCAGTCCGTGCCAACGTTACCAAGTACCATTTGCAAAGACTGGGAGTTCAAACCGAATTGACAACAGACCTTGATCAATATACTTCTAAAGTGAATTGTGGATCACGGATTGTGAAGCTTGTGCTTATTGACAAAGAAACATGGCTGAAGGAATCACATTCCATGCCTCCTTTGGTTAGTAAATTGAGGAACAAAGATCAGCCGGACTCTCCGAAGTTATTTCTTTTGGAGAACCCTAAAAGTTCTGTCAAGAGCAGTTCACATATGTCCAGGGAATACAACTTGAATGTAATTCTGAAGCCCCTTCGTGCAAGCATGATTCAGGTCTCGCTACGAAGAGCATTGGGTGGGATAGATAAAGTGCATTGCAAGAATGGAGTAGTTGGCAACTCAACATTGGGCAACCTTCTTCACAAGAAACAAATCATCGTGGTTGATGACAATATCGTAAATCTCAAAGTGGCTGCAGGTGCACTGAAGAAGTACGGCGCGGAAGTAACTTGTGCTGACAGTGGGAAGAAAGCAATCACATTGCTAAAACCTCCTCATAGTTTTGATGCTTGTTTCATGGACATACAAATGCCAGAAATGGATGG ATTTGAAGCCACAAAAAGGATTAGAGTGATGGAACGAGATCTAAATGAGAGAATAGAACGTGGAGAAGTCCCACCAGAATGTGCAAATGTTCGGCGGTGGCGAACTCCTATATTGGCCATGACGGCAGATGTTATCCAGGCAACACATGAACAGTGCCTGAATAGGGAAATGGATGGCTATGTTTCCAAGCCATTTGAAGGGGAGCAGTTGTACAGAGAAGTAGCTCGTTTTTTCCAAAATCATGATCAAGTTCAGTAG
- the LOC133927563 gene encoding calmodulin-binding transcription activator 4-like isoform X2 — translation MLDLAYDHIVLVHYRDVLEGSISVSARNDSSTSNQNGSASRAEVHSSPGWTSKSIAPCPNSCSPGSAEEVSSQTVTINSEANNTSESDWIQHKAALRKLKMQLSLEDKEDCDVNAKEIPSDNEPILVHGIQNGEPDTCRDLVDIFNGLEFCKETGTGPFPSAIDVLKNSDTWLEEDQLEAILHPASTTVTENQWFRIHEVSPEWVFCSESTKVIIVGDFLCNPCHSSWAMLFGDVKVPVEIVQQGVIRCHTPRLDAGKVGMCMIDGNGKPCSEAWEFEFREKATNIMMDGNGKPCNEAREFKFNQIPTKSSDELLLLLNYVQMLFDGHGCGLFSEFISSLPNPNRGFQVNSTEVMKNTCEHLDHVIAVSRVMEVLLNDKFEQWLSSKCEQNSEGDHFLPKQHHSVIHTIAALGYDWALKPLLRSGVPINYRDANGWTALHWAARFGREEMVAVLLAASAAPGALSHPTSEDPAAKTPASIASAYGFKGLSAFLSEAELTTHLHSLESKGNENCKDLATGGGIPSAVDRISDKSTDVHGGTDDQLALKDSLGAIRNAVQAAGCIQSAFRVLSFRKKQEMALQNGNSCILSIAVSHGMLEKAALSIQKNFRRWKKRKEFLKLRKNVIKIQARVRAHQERKKYRDLLRSVSILEKVMLRWYRKGVGLRGFNSGEMPIDEEVEEDVVEVFRKQRVETAINEAVSRVSSIIDSLVARQQYRRMLEMYQQAKDDHEK, via the exons ATGCTTGATCT GGCTTATGACCACATTGTTCTTGTCCACTATAGAGATGTTCTAGAG GGCAGCATTTCAGTATCAGCACGAAATGATTCATCAACATCGAATCAGAATGGCAGTGCTAGCAGAGCTGAAGTACACAGTTCACCTGGTTGGACTAGCAAGTCAATTGCACCATGTCCCAATTCATGCAGTCCAGGATCTGCGGAAGAAGTTAGTTCTCAGACTGTGACCATAAACAGTGAAGCAAATAATACAAGTGAATCTGATTGGATTCAACATAAGGCAGCCTTGCGGAAGCTTAAAATGCAGCTGAGTCTGGAAGACAAAGAAGATTGCGATGTTAACGCCAAGGAAATTCCGTCAGATAATGAGCCTATTCTTGTGCATGGGATTCAGAATGGGGAGCCAGACACTTGTAGAGATCTTGTGGATATCTTTAATGGACTGGAGTTTTGTAAAGAAACTGGAACTGGTCCATTTCCAAGTGCTATTGATGTGCTGAAAAATTCAG ACACATGGTTGGAGGAGGATCAACTTGAAGCAATTCTGCATCCAGCTTCTACGACAGTGACTGAAAACCAATGGTTCCGTATTCATGAGGTTTCTCCAGAATGGGTGTTTTGTTCCGAAAGTACAAAG GTTATCATTGTAGGAGACTTCCTTTGCAATCCTTGCCACAGTTCATGGGCAATGCTGTTTGGTGATGTCAAGGTGCCTGTGGAAATTGTTCAGCAAGGTGTCATCCGTTGCCATACTCCACGCCTTGATGCTGGAAAAGTGGGAATGTGCATGATTGATGGGAACGGGAAACCCTGCAGTGAAGCATGGGAATTTGAATTCCGTGAGAAGGCTACCAACATCATGATGGATGGGAATGGGAAACCCTGCAATGAAGCACGagaattcaaattcaatcaGATACCTACCAAAAGCAGTGATGAACTATTGCTGCTCCTCAACTACGTGCAGATGCTTTTTGATGGTCATGGTTGTGGACTATTTTCAGAATTTATCTCGTCACTCCCAAATCCTAACCGTGGATTCCAAGTTAACTCTACGGAAGTTATGAAGAATACATGTGAGCATCTGGACCATGTGATTGCAGTAAGTCGTGTCATGGAAGTACTGCTTAATGACAAGTTTGAGCAATGGCTATCATCCAAATGTGAACAGAATAGTGAAGGAGATCATTTCCTTCCTAAGCAACACCACAGTGTTATACATACGATTGCTGCCTTGGGTTATGACTGGGCTTTGAAGCCACTGCTTCGTTCTGGAGTGCCTATAAACTACCGTGATGCAAATGGATGGACTGCTCTACATTGGGCTGCACGTTTTGGCAg GGAAGAGATGGTGGCAGTTCTTCTTGCTGCCAGCGCTGCGCCTGGTGCTCTGTCACATCCCACATCAGAAGATCCCGCTGCTAAAACACCTGCTTCAATAGCTTCTGCATATGGTTTCAAGGGCCTCTCTGCGTTCCTTTCAGAAGCAGAGTTAACAACTCATCTTCATTCCCTCGAATCAAAAGGAAATGAAAACTGCAAAGACCTTGCTACTGGTGGTGGAATACCTAGTGCTGTGGACAGAATATCAGACAAAAGCACCGATGTGCATGGCGGAACTGATGATCAACTTGCGCTTAAGGATTCCCTTGGAGCTATCCGTAATGCTGTTCAAGCTGCAGGGTGCATACAATCTGCCTTCCGTGTGCTCTCCTTTAGGAAAAAGCAAGAGATGGCTCTTCAGAATGGAAATAGCTGCATCCTTTCCATTGCTGTTTCACATGGTATGCTTGAGAAAGCTGCATTATCTATCCAGAAGAACTTCAGGCGCTGGAAAAAACGTAAAGAATTCCTGAAGCTGCGAAAAAATGTCATCAAGATACAG GCAAGGGTGAGAGCTcatcaagaaagaaagaaatatcgGGACTTACTTCGAAGTGTTAGCATCCTTGAGAAGGTGATGCTAAGATGGTACCGAAAAGGCGTTGGTTTGCGAGGATTCAATTCTGGGGAGATGCCAATTGATGAAGAAGTGGAAGAAGATGTAGTCGAGGTTTTCCGGAAGCAAAGAGTGGAAACAGCTATTAACGAAGCTGTTTCAAGGGTATCATCTATCATTGACAGTCTTGTTGCAAGACAGCAGTACCGAAGGATGCTCGAAATGTACCAACAGGCAAAG GACGACCATGAAAAGTAG
- the LOC133927563 gene encoding calmodulin-binding transcription activator 4-like isoform X1, translating to MQQQGFDMHKLEHEVKTRWLKPHEVLKILQNHEWFTITYKPPHKPPSGSWFLYNRRVLRYFRNDGHEWHKKKNGKTINEAHEHLKVDNVEALNCYYAREDKNPAFQRRIYWMLDLAYDHIVLVHYRDVLEGSISVSARNDSSTSNQNGSASRAEVHSSPGWTSKSIAPCPNSCSPGSAEEVSSQTVTINSEANNTSESDWIQHKAALRKLKMQLSLEDKEDCDVNAKEIPSDNEPILVHGIQNGEPDTCRDLVDIFNGLEFCKETGTGPFPSAIDVLKNSDTWLEEDQLEAILHPASTTVTENQWFRIHEVSPEWVFCSESTKVIIVGDFLCNPCHSSWAMLFGDVKVPVEIVQQGVIRCHTPRLDAGKVGMCMIDGNGKPCSEAWEFEFREKATNIMMDGNGKPCNEAREFKFNQIPTKSSDELLLLLNYVQMLFDGHGCGLFSEFISSLPNPNRGFQVNSTEVMKNTCEHLDHVIAVSRVMEVLLNDKFEQWLSSKCEQNSEGDHFLPKQHHSVIHTIAALGYDWALKPLLRSGVPINYRDANGWTALHWAARFGREEMVAVLLAASAAPGALSHPTSEDPAAKTPASIASAYGFKGLSAFLSEAELTTHLHSLESKGNENCKDLATGGGIPSAVDRISDKSTDVHGGTDDQLALKDSLGAIRNAVQAAGCIQSAFRVLSFRKKQEMALQNGNSCILSIAVSHGMLEKAALSIQKNFRRWKKRKEFLKLRKNVIKIQARVRAHQERKKYRDLLRSVSILEKVMLRWYRKGVGLRGFNSGEMPIDEEVEEDVVEVFRKQRVETAINEAVSRVSSIIDSLVARQQYRRMLEMYQQAKDDHEK from the exons ATGCAGCAGCAAG GCTTCGATATGCACAAGCTAGAACATGAGGTGAAGACCCGCTGGCTAAAGCCTCACGAAGTTCTGAAGATATTACAGAATCATGAGTGGTTCACGATCACATATAAGCCTCCTCATAAGCCACCGA GTGGTTCTTGGTTTCTTTACAACCGTAGAGTACTTCGGTATTTCCGAAATGATGGACACGAAtggcacaagaagaagaatgggAAGACAATTAATGAAGCCCATGAGCACCTTAAG GTTGATAACGTGGAAGCACTGAATTGCTATTATGCTCGTGAAGACAAAAATCCTGCATTTCAGAGGCGGATATATTGGATGCTTGATCT GGCTTATGACCACATTGTTCTTGTCCACTATAGAGATGTTCTAGAG GGCAGCATTTCAGTATCAGCACGAAATGATTCATCAACATCGAATCAGAATGGCAGTGCTAGCAGAGCTGAAGTACACAGTTCACCTGGTTGGACTAGCAAGTCAATTGCACCATGTCCCAATTCATGCAGTCCAGGATCTGCGGAAGAAGTTAGTTCTCAGACTGTGACCATAAACAGTGAAGCAAATAATACAAGTGAATCTGATTGGATTCAACATAAGGCAGCCTTGCGGAAGCTTAAAATGCAGCTGAGTCTGGAAGACAAAGAAGATTGCGATGTTAACGCCAAGGAAATTCCGTCAGATAATGAGCCTATTCTTGTGCATGGGATTCAGAATGGGGAGCCAGACACTTGTAGAGATCTTGTGGATATCTTTAATGGACTGGAGTTTTGTAAAGAAACTGGAACTGGTCCATTTCCAAGTGCTATTGATGTGCTGAAAAATTCAG ACACATGGTTGGAGGAGGATCAACTTGAAGCAATTCTGCATCCAGCTTCTACGACAGTGACTGAAAACCAATGGTTCCGTATTCATGAGGTTTCTCCAGAATGGGTGTTTTGTTCCGAAAGTACAAAG GTTATCATTGTAGGAGACTTCCTTTGCAATCCTTGCCACAGTTCATGGGCAATGCTGTTTGGTGATGTCAAGGTGCCTGTGGAAATTGTTCAGCAAGGTGTCATCCGTTGCCATACTCCACGCCTTGATGCTGGAAAAGTGGGAATGTGCATGATTGATGGGAACGGGAAACCCTGCAGTGAAGCATGGGAATTTGAATTCCGTGAGAAGGCTACCAACATCATGATGGATGGGAATGGGAAACCCTGCAATGAAGCACGagaattcaaattcaatcaGATACCTACCAAAAGCAGTGATGAACTATTGCTGCTCCTCAACTACGTGCAGATGCTTTTTGATGGTCATGGTTGTGGACTATTTTCAGAATTTATCTCGTCACTCCCAAATCCTAACCGTGGATTCCAAGTTAACTCTACGGAAGTTATGAAGAATACATGTGAGCATCTGGACCATGTGATTGCAGTAAGTCGTGTCATGGAAGTACTGCTTAATGACAAGTTTGAGCAATGGCTATCATCCAAATGTGAACAGAATAGTGAAGGAGATCATTTCCTTCCTAAGCAACACCACAGTGTTATACATACGATTGCTGCCTTGGGTTATGACTGGGCTTTGAAGCCACTGCTTCGTTCTGGAGTGCCTATAAACTACCGTGATGCAAATGGATGGACTGCTCTACATTGGGCTGCACGTTTTGGCAg GGAAGAGATGGTGGCAGTTCTTCTTGCTGCCAGCGCTGCGCCTGGTGCTCTGTCACATCCCACATCAGAAGATCCCGCTGCTAAAACACCTGCTTCAATAGCTTCTGCATATGGTTTCAAGGGCCTCTCTGCGTTCCTTTCAGAAGCAGAGTTAACAACTCATCTTCATTCCCTCGAATCAAAAGGAAATGAAAACTGCAAAGACCTTGCTACTGGTGGTGGAATACCTAGTGCTGTGGACAGAATATCAGACAAAAGCACCGATGTGCATGGCGGAACTGATGATCAACTTGCGCTTAAGGATTCCCTTGGAGCTATCCGTAATGCTGTTCAAGCTGCAGGGTGCATACAATCTGCCTTCCGTGTGCTCTCCTTTAGGAAAAAGCAAGAGATGGCTCTTCAGAATGGAAATAGCTGCATCCTTTCCATTGCTGTTTCACATGGTATGCTTGAGAAAGCTGCATTATCTATCCAGAAGAACTTCAGGCGCTGGAAAAAACGTAAAGAATTCCTGAAGCTGCGAAAAAATGTCATCAAGATACAG GCAAGGGTGAGAGCTcatcaagaaagaaagaaatatcgGGACTTACTTCGAAGTGTTAGCATCCTTGAGAAGGTGATGCTAAGATGGTACCGAAAAGGCGTTGGTTTGCGAGGATTCAATTCTGGGGAGATGCCAATTGATGAAGAAGTGGAAGAAGATGTAGTCGAGGTTTTCCGGAAGCAAAGAGTGGAAACAGCTATTAACGAAGCTGTTTCAAGGGTATCATCTATCATTGACAGTCTTGTTGCAAGACAGCAGTACCGAAGGATGCTCGAAATGTACCAACAGGCAAAG GACGACCATGAAAAGTAG